One Paraburkholderia phytofirmans OLGA172 genomic window carries:
- a CDS encoding VPA1267 family protein, with product MASGQQVAEENVRRFTTWAASRTDEDFRNMVTRGVLSRTEIAAECGFAKSALAQNPRIRDALKNLEADLRERGVLPQLVSGDEPEASPLRLRAAESPRAAQDAERLSRLEQENASLKAENAELKRMLGRYAVLQEVLAETGRLPR from the coding sequence ATGGCAAGCGGACAGCAGGTCGCCGAGGAGAATGTGCGTCGGTTCACGACCTGGGCGGCATCGAGGACCGACGAGGACTTCCGGAACATGGTGACGCGAGGCGTCCTGTCGCGCACGGAAATCGCGGCAGAGTGTGGGTTTGCGAAATCGGCGCTCGCGCAGAATCCACGGATTCGGGATGCGCTCAAGAACCTGGAGGCGGACCTGCGCGAGCGTGGCGTGCTTCCGCAGCTTGTGTCGGGAGACGAGCCGGAAGCGTCGCCGCTCAGACTCCGAGCCGCTGAGTCACCTCGCGCGGCTCAGGATGCTGAGCGCCTTTCTCGCCTGGAGCAGGAGAACGCGAGCCTGAAGGCGGAGAATGCCGAGCTCAAGCGCATGTTAGGCCGTTACGCGGTGCTTCAGGAGGTCCTCGCGGAAACGGGGAGGCTTCCTCGGTGA
- a CDS encoding AAA family ATPase, translated as MVDGFELVEQQVDAEVAYLARPTGEHLVTFIAENPAFEGLGTVKARRLWERFGEQLYQLLDAADPSPFADVLSAAAAQRLVEAWACHGESRTLQWLQAAGFDIGLGRKVLRYFGGEAQARIEEDPYRLLSFAGKWSTVDLMAQTQFGVQSDDPRRLRGAGEEACYRMFAAGHTAMLSADLVEQVAPLLGRPPVGVQWRDLLATAVSEGLKSGHIVQTQHGLQPLGALVMERQVAKAIQERLTGGIERLLPGHRVERIITACEAEDGIELNPEQRNAIRMADEYAFACITGGAGVGKTTVLRSLCRLYQDAGTKVLQVALAGRAAKRMQEATGLPAFTIASFLKSVNNLTFDGPTVLVIDEASMVDIVSMSRLCQALLPHVRLVLVGDPYQLMPVGPGLVLHCVMRVPRIPSTELKTVKRYGGEIAAVASAVREGVWPSISADETASVAFIHCDDRQIAERVADLYAVDTAGTQVLAPLRNGPAGTKVLNQVCQQRFTGDGPTVTRWNDEFDRPEYCGFNLGDVVLCTRNLWDKGLQNGSMGRVVEVESLATKPSDDAERVLAWVEWDDGVCRELTSEMLEDVELGFAATVHKAQGSQWRRVIIPVTRSRLLDRTLLYTALTRAQVQVILVGDVEAAQKAVEAPPKAHSRKVALDLALMHYLMQADDNVLLPA; from the coding sequence GTGGTTGACGGCTTCGAGCTGGTTGAGCAGCAGGTCGATGCGGAGGTCGCGTATCTCGCCCGCCCGACCGGCGAGCATCTCGTCACGTTCATTGCCGAGAACCCCGCCTTCGAGGGACTCGGAACAGTCAAAGCCAGACGGCTCTGGGAGCGCTTCGGCGAGCAGTTGTATCAATTGCTGGACGCGGCCGACCCGTCGCCGTTCGCCGACGTCCTCTCTGCTGCGGCAGCTCAGCGTCTGGTTGAGGCCTGGGCTTGTCACGGCGAGTCCCGCACCCTTCAGTGGCTTCAGGCCGCTGGCTTCGACATCGGACTGGGACGGAAGGTGCTGCGGTACTTCGGTGGTGAAGCGCAAGCTCGCATTGAGGAAGACCCCTATCGCCTGCTATCGTTTGCCGGCAAATGGTCGACCGTCGACCTGATGGCACAAACGCAGTTCGGCGTTCAGTCCGACGACCCTCGCCGGCTGCGGGGAGCCGGCGAGGAGGCGTGCTATCGGATGTTCGCCGCCGGCCACACGGCAATGCTGTCGGCGGACCTGGTCGAGCAGGTCGCCCCGCTGCTGGGACGACCGCCAGTCGGCGTTCAATGGCGAGATTTGCTCGCGACCGCCGTGTCGGAGGGCCTCAAAAGCGGCCACATCGTTCAGACGCAGCACGGCCTGCAACCGCTGGGCGCTCTGGTTATGGAGCGTCAGGTAGCCAAGGCTATCCAGGAGCGTTTGACCGGCGGCATCGAGCGACTGCTTCCTGGTCATCGGGTCGAGCGAATCATCACGGCTTGCGAAGCTGAAGACGGCATTGAGCTGAACCCGGAGCAGCGGAATGCTATCAGGATGGCCGACGAGTACGCGTTTGCCTGCATCACCGGTGGGGCTGGCGTGGGCAAGACGACCGTGCTCAGGTCGTTGTGTCGGCTGTATCAGGACGCAGGAACCAAAGTGCTACAGGTGGCACTTGCAGGACGCGCAGCGAAGCGGATGCAGGAAGCCACTGGTCTGCCCGCATTCACGATTGCCAGCTTCCTTAAGAGCGTCAACAACCTGACCTTCGATGGTCCCACGGTGTTGGTCATCGATGAGGCGAGCATGGTTGACATCGTCTCGATGAGCCGCCTGTGCCAGGCGCTACTTCCTCACGTACGACTCGTTCTCGTTGGTGACCCCTACCAGCTCATGCCGGTCGGGCCTGGTCTCGTCCTTCACTGTGTCATGAGGGTGCCACGCATTCCCTCGACCGAGCTCAAGACCGTGAAGCGCTATGGAGGGGAGATTGCCGCCGTGGCTTCGGCCGTGCGGGAGGGGGTGTGGCCGAGCATCTCTGCCGACGAGACGGCGTCCGTTGCCTTCATCCATTGTGATGACCGGCAAATCGCGGAAAGAGTGGCGGACCTTTATGCCGTCGATACCGCTGGCACGCAGGTCCTTGCGCCGCTGCGAAACGGCCCGGCAGGGACCAAGGTACTCAACCAGGTCTGCCAGCAGCGATTCACCGGCGACGGGCCAACTGTGACTCGGTGGAACGACGAGTTCGACAGGCCTGAGTACTGTGGTTTCAACCTTGGAGATGTCGTTCTCTGCACTCGCAACCTCTGGGACAAAGGACTGCAGAACGGGTCAATGGGTCGGGTTGTGGAGGTCGAATCCCTCGCTACCAAGCCCAGCGATGACGCTGAACGGGTGCTGGCCTGGGTCGAGTGGGACGATGGCGTTTGCCGGGAGCTCACGTCCGAGATGCTTGAGGATGTCGAGCTCGGGTTCGCGGCGACGGTTCACAAGGCCCAAGGCTCTCAGTGGCGCCGCGTCATCATCCCGGTCACCAGGTCAAGGCTGCTGGACCGAACGCTGTTATACACAGCCCTCACTCGTGCCCAGGTTCAGGTCATCCTGGTCGGAGACGTCGAGGCCGCCCAAAAGGCAGTGGAAGCCCCGCCGAAGGCACACAGTCGAAAGGTAGCGTTGGACCTAGCCTTGATGCATTACCTCATGCAAGCCGACGATAATGTCCTTCTGCCGGCCTGA